In Apis cerana isolate GH-2021 linkage group LG6, AcerK_1.0, whole genome shotgun sequence, the following are encoded in one genomic region:
- the LOC107995559 gene encoding neurotrimin isoform X3, translating into MRRSSYVNYYVLCLVCWILLGITGVSTRSHSLVKRFDGIYTGPYFDSNTPTNITAQLGSHAYLPCKVRQLGNKSVSWIRRRDSHILSVDRTMFIPDERFQALFVDASDTWTLQVKYVQARDEGEYECQISTDPKKSHIIKLNIVVPKIEIIGDRDMYVKTGSTVAIRCVIKQSLEGPFYVFWYHEGDRVLDYQLNKIDIQTKRIDHDTVSSLLIHKARREDSGNYTCSPSSLDSASVQLHVLNGEPYFRIPGN; encoded by the exons GGGTGAGCACAAGATCCCATTCGTTAGTGAAGAGGTTCGACGGGATTTACACGGGGCCGTACTTCGACTCAAACACCCCCACGAACATCACGGCTCAGCTGGGGAGCCATGCTTACCTTCCGTGCAAAGTGCGACAGCTCGGTAATAAATCG GTGTCGTGGATCCGAAGAAGGGACTCGCATATCCTCTCAGTAGATAGAACCATGTTTATCCCGGACGAAAGGTTTCAAGCGCTTTTCGTAGATGCGTCGGACACTTGGACCCTGCAGGTTAAGTACGTGCAGGCACGCGACGAAGGCGAGTACGAGTGCCAAATCTCGACCGACCCGAAGAAGAGTCACATCATCAAGCTCAACATCGTCG TGCCAAAGATCGAGATCATAGGCGACCGCGACATGTACGTGAAGACCGGAAGTACAGTTGCGATACGATGTGTGATCAAGCAGTCCCTCGAGGGCCCTTTCTACGTTTTCTGGTACCACGAGGGTGATCGCGTTCTGGACTACCAATTGAATAAGATCGACATCCAGACGAAGAGGATCGATCACGACACAGTCAGCAGTCTCCTGATCCACAAAGCGAGGCGGGAAGATTCGGGAAATTATACTTGCAGTCCGAGCAGTTTGGACAGCGCGAGCGTGCAACTTCACGTGTTAAATGGTGAGCCCTATTTTCGCATTCCtggaaattaa
- the LOC107995557 gene encoding 3-ketodihydrosphingosine reductase isoform X1 — MILIFNVILIIIALLITVLFVRYFFWRRRLKNVDKKHVVVSNQVTGGSSGIGKCIAILAAKYGAHVTIIARDIQKLEIARNEIIHACKNKDIQKVEYLSLDVGEDYDAIDKALNDIERTMGPIYMLVNCAGTAICGKIEDTSPADLQKMININFLGSYYCTKAVVQRMKAAQEGIIVFTSSQAALLGIFGYSAYCSTKFALRGLAESISMELAPYNISVTLSLPPDTNTPGFAIEELSKPLETKLISSTSSLVSPELVADKLFKDALAGKFFSTVGMEGFILTVLCSGMSPFNSIRELFIQSMLMGIFRLISACYLIHFQKIILNCMKTRDRNKKSE; from the exons atgatactaatttttaatgtaatactaataattattgcTTTACTAATCACTGTTTTGTTTGTGAGATATTTCTTTTGGCGAAGACGACTAAAAAATGTTGATAAAAAGCATGTTGTTGTAAGTAATCAG gTAACTGGTGGATCTAGTGGAATAGGAAAATGTATTGCAATTCTTGCTGCCAAATATGGAGCACATGTGACAATAATTGCaagagatattcaaaaattagagATTGCAAGAAATGAAATCATTCATGCatgcaaaaataaagatattcaaaaagttgaatatttatctttagatGTTGGTGAAGATTATGATGCAATTGATAAAGCTCTAAATGACATAGAAAGAACTATGGGACCTATATATATGTTAGTGAATTGTGCTGGAACTGCAATTTGTGGCAAAATTGAAGACACTTCACCAGcagatttacaaaaaatgattaatattaatttcttaggATCTTATTATTGTACAAAAGCTGTTGTTCAAAGAATGAAAGCTGCACAAGAaggaattattgtatttacttCTTCTCAAGCTGCATTATTAG gtATATTTGGTTACTCAGCTTATTGCAGTACAAAATTTGCGCTTCGTGGCTTGGCAGAAAGTATATCTATGGAACTTGCTccttataatatttctgtGACTTTGAGTTTACCTCCAGATACTAACACTCCAGGTTTTGCAATAGAAGAATTATCTAAACCTCTTGAAACAAAACTCATATCGAGTACTAGTTCCCTTGTCAGTCCAGAATTAGTAGCagataaactttttaaagatgcattg gctggaaaatttttctctactGTTGGTATGGAAGGTTTTATATTAACTGTTTTATGTTCTGGAATGTCAccatttaattcgattcgagaattatttatcCAATCAATGCTGATGGGTATTTTTCGTCTTATAAGTGCCTGCTATCttatacattttcaaaaaattattttaaattgtatgaaAACTCGcgatagaaacaaaaaatctgaataa
- the LOC107995559 gene encoding neurotrimin isoform X2: MENSEKWVSTRSHSLVKRFDGIYTGPYFDSNTPTNITAQLGSHAYLPCKVRQLGNKSVSWIRRRDSHILSVDRTMFIPDERFQALFVDASDTWTLQVKYVQARDEGEYECQISTDPKKSHIIKLNIVVPKIEIIGDRDMYVKTGSTVAIRCVIKQSLEGPFYVFWYHEGDRVLDYQLNKIDIQTKRIDHDTVSSLLIHKARREDSGNYTCSPSSLDSASVQLHVLNGEHPAAIQRGISSAPGGCPTLWWLAGVVTLYSSHGSRLFVLALLILMVLYSKNPSYFAPER, translated from the exons atggaaaattcagaaaaat GGGTGAGCACAAGATCCCATTCGTTAGTGAAGAGGTTCGACGGGATTTACACGGGGCCGTACTTCGACTCAAACACCCCCACGAACATCACGGCTCAGCTGGGGAGCCATGCTTACCTTCCGTGCAAAGTGCGACAGCTCGGTAATAAATCG GTGTCGTGGATCCGAAGAAGGGACTCGCATATCCTCTCAGTAGATAGAACCATGTTTATCCCGGACGAAAGGTTTCAAGCGCTTTTCGTAGATGCGTCGGACACTTGGACCCTGCAGGTTAAGTACGTGCAGGCACGCGACGAAGGCGAGTACGAGTGCCAAATCTCGACCGACCCGAAGAAGAGTCACATCATCAAGCTCAACATCGTCG TGCCAAAGATCGAGATCATAGGCGACCGCGACATGTACGTGAAGACCGGAAGTACAGTTGCGATACGATGTGTGATCAAGCAGTCCCTCGAGGGCCCTTTCTACGTTTTCTGGTACCACGAGGGTGATCGCGTTCTGGACTACCAATTGAATAAGATCGACATCCAGACGAAGAGGATCGATCACGACACAGTCAGCAGTCTCCTGATCCACAAAGCGAGGCGGGAAGATTCGGGAAATTATACTTGCAGTCCGAGCAGTTTGGACAGCGCGAGCGTGCAACTTCACGTGTTAAATG GGGAGCATCCTGCGGCGATTCAAAGAGGGATCAGCTCGGCACCGGGTGGCTGTCCGACGTTATGGTGGCTGGCAGGCGTCGTGACGCTTTATTCGAGTCATGGTAGCCGCCTGTTCGTCCTCGCCCTTCTGATCCTCATGGTCCTCTATTCGAAGAATCCATCTTACTTCGCGCCGGAACGATAA
- the LOC107995559 gene encoding neurotrimin isoform X1 produces the protein MRRSSYVNYYVLCLVCWILLGITGVSTRSHSLVKRFDGIYTGPYFDSNTPTNITAQLGSHAYLPCKVRQLGNKSVSWIRRRDSHILSVDRTMFIPDERFQALFVDASDTWTLQVKYVQARDEGEYECQISTDPKKSHIIKLNIVVPKIEIIGDRDMYVKTGSTVAIRCVIKQSLEGPFYVFWYHEGDRVLDYQLNKIDIQTKRIDHDTVSSLLIHKARREDSGNYTCSPSSLDSASVQLHVLNGEHPAAIQRGISSAPGGCPTLWWLAGVVTLYSSHGSRLFVLALLILMVLYSKNPSYFAPER, from the exons GGGTGAGCACAAGATCCCATTCGTTAGTGAAGAGGTTCGACGGGATTTACACGGGGCCGTACTTCGACTCAAACACCCCCACGAACATCACGGCTCAGCTGGGGAGCCATGCTTACCTTCCGTGCAAAGTGCGACAGCTCGGTAATAAATCG GTGTCGTGGATCCGAAGAAGGGACTCGCATATCCTCTCAGTAGATAGAACCATGTTTATCCCGGACGAAAGGTTTCAAGCGCTTTTCGTAGATGCGTCGGACACTTGGACCCTGCAGGTTAAGTACGTGCAGGCACGCGACGAAGGCGAGTACGAGTGCCAAATCTCGACCGACCCGAAGAAGAGTCACATCATCAAGCTCAACATCGTCG TGCCAAAGATCGAGATCATAGGCGACCGCGACATGTACGTGAAGACCGGAAGTACAGTTGCGATACGATGTGTGATCAAGCAGTCCCTCGAGGGCCCTTTCTACGTTTTCTGGTACCACGAGGGTGATCGCGTTCTGGACTACCAATTGAATAAGATCGACATCCAGACGAAGAGGATCGATCACGACACAGTCAGCAGTCTCCTGATCCACAAAGCGAGGCGGGAAGATTCGGGAAATTATACTTGCAGTCCGAGCAGTTTGGACAGCGCGAGCGTGCAACTTCACGTGTTAAATG GGGAGCATCCTGCGGCGATTCAAAGAGGGATCAGCTCGGCACCGGGTGGCTGTCCGACGTTATGGTGGCTGGCAGGCGTCGTGACGCTTTATTCGAGTCATGGTAGCCGCCTGTTCGTCCTCGCCCTTCTGATCCTCATGGTCCTCTATTCGAAGAATCCATCTTACTTCGCGCCGGAACGATAA
- the LOC107995557 gene encoding 3-ketodihydrosphingosine reductase isoform X2: MILIFNVILIIIALLITVLFVRYFFWRRRLKNVDKKHVVVTGGSSGIGKCIAILAAKYGAHVTIIARDIQKLEIARNEIIHACKNKDIQKVEYLSLDVGEDYDAIDKALNDIERTMGPIYMLVNCAGTAICGKIEDTSPADLQKMININFLGSYYCTKAVVQRMKAAQEGIIVFTSSQAALLGIFGYSAYCSTKFALRGLAESISMELAPYNISVTLSLPPDTNTPGFAIEELSKPLETKLISSTSSLVSPELVADKLFKDALAGKFFSTVGMEGFILTVLCSGMSPFNSIRELFIQSMLMGIFRLISACYLIHFQKIILNCMKTRDRNKKSE; encoded by the exons atgatactaatttttaatgtaatactaataattattgcTTTACTAATCACTGTTTTGTTTGTGAGATATTTCTTTTGGCGAAGACGACTAAAAAATGTTGATAAAAAGCATGTTGTT gTAACTGGTGGATCTAGTGGAATAGGAAAATGTATTGCAATTCTTGCTGCCAAATATGGAGCACATGTGACAATAATTGCaagagatattcaaaaattagagATTGCAAGAAATGAAATCATTCATGCatgcaaaaataaagatattcaaaaagttgaatatttatctttagatGTTGGTGAAGATTATGATGCAATTGATAAAGCTCTAAATGACATAGAAAGAACTATGGGACCTATATATATGTTAGTGAATTGTGCTGGAACTGCAATTTGTGGCAAAATTGAAGACACTTCACCAGcagatttacaaaaaatgattaatattaatttcttaggATCTTATTATTGTACAAAAGCTGTTGTTCAAAGAATGAAAGCTGCACAAGAaggaattattgtatttacttCTTCTCAAGCTGCATTATTAG gtATATTTGGTTACTCAGCTTATTGCAGTACAAAATTTGCGCTTCGTGGCTTGGCAGAAAGTATATCTATGGAACTTGCTccttataatatttctgtGACTTTGAGTTTACCTCCAGATACTAACACTCCAGGTTTTGCAATAGAAGAATTATCTAAACCTCTTGAAACAAAACTCATATCGAGTACTAGTTCCCTTGTCAGTCCAGAATTAGTAGCagataaactttttaaagatgcattg gctggaaaatttttctctactGTTGGTATGGAAGGTTTTATATTAACTGTTTTATGTTCTGGAATGTCAccatttaattcgattcgagaattatttatcCAATCAATGCTGATGGGTATTTTTCGTCTTATAAGTGCCTGCTATCttatacattttcaaaaaattattttaaattgtatgaaAACTCGcgatagaaacaaaaaatctgaataa